A window of Micrococcus endophyticus contains these coding sequences:
- the rpmF gene encoding 50S ribosomal protein L32: MAVPKRKMSRANTRARRSQWKATAPTLVKSVENGRVSYRLPHQAELKTDAAGTPLFFEYKGRKVADA, encoded by the coding sequence GTGGCAGTCCCGAAGCGGAAGATGTCCCGTGCCAACACCCGTGCCCGTCGGTCCCAGTGGAAGGCCACCGCGCCGACCCTGGTGAAGTCCGTCGAGAACGGTCGCGTCTCGTACCGCCTGCCCCACCAGGCCGAGCTGAAGACCGACGCCGCCGGCACCCCCCTGTTCTTCGAGTACAAGGGCCGCAAGGTCGCCGACGCCTGA